The nucleotide window AATACTCTAGGCGTTGAAATCGATGTTAGCCATAAGGAGCATCCTAATCACGGCAAGCTCGATGACAGTCACCAGACGACCGGCGGGTAAGTTGACTTTGTGCAAGCTTAGATAATTTAACTGACGCCTTCGTACAACAGGCTTGGAAACCCCTTGAGAAACATACCTCGGGACCGACTCAAAGCTGAAGCTAGTCTGTTTGCAGTCAGCCTCGGCTGGCCGAGCGAAATCGGATTGTTCCAGAAAGCAGCATTGGTAGCACAAAGCCCGACGGTATTTGAGGACATACCGGAGCTCACCGAGGACGATCGATCGGTTTTAAGGAATGAAGTCGAGCACTGCTGGAGGCATCCTTTTGCACTCTACCTTACCATCGCCATGAATTCGATCAGTGCAGCAGTGCAAGGCTGGGATCAAACAGGTTCCAATGGGGCAAACCTATCATTCCCGCAAGCTTTTGGTATTGAGGACAAGGGACAAGCCTGCTTAGCATCTGGAACATGTCAGAGAAACTCGTGGATCATCGGTGCCATCAATAGCTCGCCGTACATGGCTATATGCCTTGTGTAAGTCTGTACTTCTATACCAGATGAAGCCACACTGCTAACAAACGAAGCGCTTGCTGGCTGTCTGATCCAGTGAACAACTGGATaggtcgccgaggcgctATTTTTGTCGGTGCTATCTTCAGCATTATTGGGCCAATTGGCCAAGCGATTTCCCAGACTTGGCCACAGATCCTGATATACAGAATCCTGCTTGGCATGGGCATGGGCTTGAAGGAAGTCACTGTTCCAGTGTTTTCTGCGGAAAGCTCGCCATCTAGCATCCGTGGGGCTCTCGTCATGTCCTGGCAGCTCTTTAGCGCATTCGGCATCATGCTTGGCTTCAGCGCAAACCTAGCTGTTGCCGGATACGGTGAAATTGCCTGGAGGCTTCAACTTGGTTCTGCTATGATACCTGCTGTGCCACTTCTTCTGGGTATCTACTTCACACCCGAGTCCCCGAGATGGCTGTTAAAGAAGGGCAAGTACAGGAAGGCTTATGCATCGCTCCAGAAACTCCGCGGGAACGACCTTCTCGCAGCCAGAGACTTGTACTTGATCGATGCTCAAATGAGCATGGAGCAGAACCTCATACAGGCGCAGGGATTTGACAAGAGCAACTTTTTTAAAAGATGTGTAGAGCTGTGGACGGTACCGCGCAACCGCCGTGCAACTCAGGCATCTGGCATCATCATGGCCGCTCAGCAGTTCTGCGGAGGTGAGTCCATCTTCCACTATGCAGCATAAAAGCTATCGCTGATCGGCTACTCAGTAAACCTCATGTCTTTTTACTCTTCGACTCTGTTCGAAGAAGCCGGGGCAAGCAAAACATCTGCTCTCTTGGCCTCTTGGGGATATGGCATGGCCATGTTCTTGTTCGCACTCCCAGCCCTGAAGACCATCGATCGATGGGGTCGGAGAACCTTGTTGCTCGCGACGTTTCCCAACATGTGCTGGGCGATGGGGGCTGCTGGTCTGGCTTTCTACATCCCAAAGGACAGCCAAGCGCACCTTGGAGTCATCTGCCTCTTCATCTACCTATTCGCAGCTTTCTACGGCCCGGGTGAGGGGCCATGCGCATTTGTATACTCGGCCGAGGTCTTCCCTCTGTCACATCGCGAGGTTGGCATGGCTTGGGCTGTGGCGACCAACAACTTCTgggccatcatcgtcgcccaGACGTCTCCACCTCTGTTGCAAGCCATCGATCCTCAGGGcgtcttctctctctatgCTTTCTTCAACGTTATTTGcttcatcctcatcttcctgTTTCTTCCAGAGACCAAACAGCGCTCACTTGAAGAGCTTGATGGCGTATTTTCTATATCCACTCGACGGCATGCATCATACCAACTCAAAGAGGTTTTGCCTTGGTGGTTCAATCGGTACGTCTTGAGGAAAGGGTTGGAGCCTGAGCCAAAGTTGTACGATTTTGAGATGGTTGAAAATGTCGAGTCGGGCCCAAGGTTGTGAGACAGAGGCCACATTGACCTGAAGTGTGTGAGCATACAGACAGGCATTGGATATGACATTCATCTGTTTTTGAACGTGCAGTGTATACATTTGCTTATGCGTCAGTTCTTCAGTTCTCAAATGTACTTTTTTCTCTTCAGATTGTTAATTGTCGAAGACCCCTTATGCTTGCTGCCTGCTGTCATTAATACTATGCCACTCTTGCTCCCCACAACCAAGCACACGTTTCTGGTGTGCACACCCTTATGGGATTCAGAATCTTAAATTCGCTGTTGGTCTCCCTCCCTCAATCGAGCGAACGAGTACGCAAAAGTGTTTCTGTTCGTGGTGAAAGGTGATGTATATCGTCCCCATTTCCCCATCGGAATCCGGCTGAGTACACAACATCCACATTTTGTCGTGATGGGTACGGATACCTACCTATCCCCTCAACCGCGGCAAGGCCCCAGACCCACACAGTGTGCGAGGTAGTGACCAATAAGGGCATAGCATAGCGTCCTAGATGTATAGTACTTCTTCTTGCAGCTAAACTCAGTAGGTTTAGAAGGTATCTAACAATCCAGCCTTTAACAGCTTTAGTAGTAATGCTATGTTAAAAACAGAGGGGGAAATGCTGCTGCACTGAGATTTGTACTGTGGGGTAAAAAGTGGGTCTGGGGCCTTGTCGCGGTTGAGGGGATATAAGCCGCAATTGCAGTACGGCAATTGTAGATCGATCCACTTTTGCGCCATCATCACACATGTCAATCTATTTTCATGACAGCAAAGTGTTATACCTCTGTTTGAAACATTAGGACAATCTGATTCAATTTTGAACTTCTTCATTTTTTCAAGAGCCCGCGAGGAAGGGCGCCGAAAACAGCATGATCCTTGTTTGCGAACCGAATCATAAATGCTGAAGGCATGTGGTGGTCGTCTAACACTTGCAAGGAGCTGCTTAGGGTTACTAGTAAGGCGCCCAAAAGTAGATCTTGAACACAAATGGTATCGGAGTGTAACCAAAGGCCGGCCACAAGCTGGAAAACTGCTCTCATTGGGCATCGGGGTCCTTCTTGGGTTCCGTTCAGTCACAACCGGCAGTAAGACGGCTTTCGGAGTCCTAGCGTTACAAGCCTGTTTGAGTTCTGTCAGGCGGCTACAAGGGGGGGTGGTTCACTATCCTTTCTTCAAACCCAAGCTCATGACTCACGCATGGCAACCCTGTAAGACGAAATAGAAAAACACTGGGCTTTAATAGTCTCTTTGGTCAATCTCACGTTACTATGTTGCTCCGTGGCTGTCTGAAGCCTGTGCTTTGTGGTTTGTAAGCGGCGTCGGACTCATGTGCGTGCCGTACGCACAGCGTTAGCGAGTTTTACTGGTCGCTGTCTTCACTTACATCCGTCTCCTACCCACAGCGGGATGGAGATCGACATGGCCGAAGAACGGAAACTAGTATTTTGAAGCCTGGGTATTTGCATAGTCATTCAGATGCAGTGGTGCATACATGTCCTATCTAGCAATTCCAAAACATCAACTCGAGGCCCATGAGTCAATGCGGCTGTCAGCACGCTTCTCGGAATCAACTATATAAGCAACGACAACTCCAGCTTTTATTTTGAAAAGAACCAACTTCCATATTAACAACTTCTACTTCGAGTTCGCTTCAAAACAAGACAACACCTACGTTATGGACCATCGACTTACGATGCATAACGAAACCAGGGTGGACTCCTACCTCAACGATTTGGTTGGAGATCGCTTCGTTGTGTGTTTCACTACCTTGGTCGTCACCCTGCTCCTTTCTCGCATCTTGGCCAAGCCCGTCATCAACCTCCCGGAGTTGAACCCCAAGAAGCCGTTCGAATTCACAAACCGACGCTGACTCGCCGAATTCTTCCAGCATAGCAAGGAGATTCTCATTCAAGGCCGAGAGCGCTTCCACAACAAGCTGTACAAAGCGTACTGTGACTGGGGTGAGGTCATTGTTGTTTCTCCTGAGCACATTGAAGAGCTCAGAAGTGACATGCGATTGAGTTTCATGGTTCCAGCAAACGATGTAAGTTTAAGTCAGTGACTATCGGGCACTCTTGATGCTAATTCCCCTGTTTAGGATACTCACGGCTATATCCCTGGTTTTGACCCTTTCCAACTGGATGAGCGTCTCGCTAAGCTTGTGACGAAGCACTTGACCAAAGCACTGAGTAGGTTCAAAGGCCGCTTGCAGCACCATGGCAAGCTGTTGAGTATGTACTGACGCATGGTAACAGCAAAACTTACCGCGCCAATTTCCAAAGAGGCTGCTTTTGCCCTTCGCTCGATCTTGACAGACTCATCCGGTACGTTAGGCTGTTGGTCACTGAGTTGCTTCGATGGATATTATCCCAGATATTCGAGGCATAAAACAACTGGAGCTAACTGATTGACAAAGCGTGGCATGAGATGAACCCGAAAGAAGATCTAGTCCGCCTCGTTTCCCagatgtcgacgaggatcTTCCTAGGAGAAGAATTTTGCAGGAACGAAGCCTGGATCAATGCATCAGGAGACTATACTCTCGCTGCATTTGAAGCAACTGACCCCGTCAGAATGTggcctcgtcttctccgccCGGTTGTTCATTGGTTCATGCCAATCTGTTGGGACCTCCGACTCAAACTAGCAGATGCCCGCCAGACTCTCGAGCCCTACATGGCAAGCCGCAACGCGATTAAggccgccgctctggccaAAGGCGAGCCATGCCCATTTGACGACCTCGTTGAGTGGTGGGAAAGCGAATACGGTCCCTCAAACAACCACGTCATCAACCAACTGACCCTCACGATTGTGGCGATTCATACGACCAGTGATCTTCTCCAGCAGACGATGATTGATATTGCAAAGAACCCGGAACTCTTTGCGCCACTCCGAGAAGAAGTCGTCCAAGTCTTGGGCTCGCAAGGTCTCAAGAAGACTGCGCTGTATAACCTCAAACTGATGGATAGTGTGTTCAAAGAGTCGCAGCGGCTCAAACCTGTCTTGCTCGGTATGTCGAGAGAACTTTCGATCAAATCAATAACGCAAATCAACGGGGGCAAATTCTAATCTTGCCAACTCTGCTACAGGAatttggcggcggcaggctCTTGCAGATGTCGAGCTTTCGGACGGTTACGTTATCAAGAAGGGCCAGAAAGTCATCGGGGATAGTACTCACATGTGGAGTTCGGATTACTATACCGATGCCCAGAAGTTTGACGGGTATCGTTTCATGAGGCTGCGCGAAGCTACGGGGGGCGAAGATTCGGACAGCAAAACGGCGCACCTGGTAAGCACGAGCTCGAAGCATCTTGGTTTTGGACATGGACTGCATTCCTGCCCTGGACGCTTTTTTGCAGCCAACGAGGTCAAGATTGCGCTCTGTCACCTTCTCCTCAAGTATGATTGGAAGCTGTCTGAGGATGCCAAACCAGACTCCAATTGGACTGTATTTGGCATGACTATCATTCCAGATCCCAGCATCAAGCTTATGGTGAGGAGACGGCAGGAGGAGATTGACATTGACTCTTTGGAGTCTTCGGAATAATAAACTTCTCACGTGGAAAAATAGAGAAAGGATCATATTGGTTTCTCACAGCACTTATCCTTCTATGTGTATACCATGCCTCCGTTAGCGCAAATGGTATCTCCAGTGACCCAACGAGATCGTTCTTCGCACAAGAACACAACAATGTCGGCAACATCCTCTACTGTGCCGCATCGAGGATCAGCAGGAacctttttgtttttctccTCCATCCTGGCGAGATGAACGAGTCCCGCAGCCCGGTACATGTCTGTATCGACCGGGCCGGGATTGACTGAATTCACCGTTACGCCGTATTTATGACCGAGCTCCGTTGCCCAAACTCTAGTGAGCCCCTCAACGGCCGCCTTAGATGCAGCGTAGATGGATTGTGTTGGGTAGCCTCCTCGAGCGGAAACTGAGGACAGGTTGACAATGCGTCCGCCCCGATTGATGTGTGGCAGAATAGCCTGAGTCATGAAGATAACGGCCCTGACGTTGACTGTCATCAACCGATCGTACTCTTCGATTGTAACTTCTTCCAAAGGCGCGTTTCCTCCAAGACCCGCGTTATTGACCAGGATATCGATTCTTTCTGTCTGAAATTCCCTCAAAGTGGTTTTCAGCAGAACCAAGGGAGCCTCGGGCGAGGCCATGTCGACCCGGACGCAGACTGCGCGGGCTCCAATCGCCTGTACTTCCTTCACCAAGTTGGCAGCGGCTTCCTCGGACGACGGGGAGACATAGTTGAAAGCTACCTACATGTCGTCAGCAATACGTAAAGAACGTCTCTGGGCGAGACTACAGCACTTTGACAATCAAGCCCTCAAAAGTTCAAAAAGCCAAACAGGGTGATGTAGACGCAGAAGGGAGATGGATAGGCCTACTTACACTTGCTCCCTCTTTAGCCAGTGCCAGTACAATACCAGCTCCGATGCCGCGAGCTGCGCCCGTTACAATGGCTACCTTACGTTGAAGAGACATGATGTTCCTCCGTGAATTCTCAGGAATTGTAGTATAATCTGTATAAGTTGCGATAGATTACCCTGACGGAGGTGAAAGACTAGTTGAGTGTTGTGCGCTGGCGATGTGTAAATAGTAAACAGTGAAAGCTTGGGCTCATCTTCTCGCTGAACTTACCTACTCCCTTCAAGGTAATGCATCGATAGGAATCCCCAAAATCAAACGAGATGCGGATCACGATACGTAGTTGGGGATGTCCGTGTTCGAAGCATCATTCAAGCGGGCGGGGTTACTTTGAGCAGGGACGCCGTCGGGGAATTCGCCGTGTCTTTGAGCAACGGAGTGGCCACCGAGTGGCAACATGCCAGGGGTGTGGGGTAATGCTGGCTTCACCGAGACCTCTACATCCAGTCCCAGTAGTTGAAAGCCACCTGCTCATGGCTGCAGCACTCGGAATGTTCATGGAGGGGTAGGAAGGGTGGGAGGGGTAATGAGATCCGGGCAAATGTTATGGTACCACCTTGTGGGCTCGGCAAGGTTCTTTATACATAGGTATCACATCCCAAACGAAAAGCAGCTGATGTGCATCTGTAGTCTGTTTTGGTTCACAAGCCTACCTACCATCACCGCTCGACTGGCTTATTCAATACACCTTCTCCAAATCATTCTCATGTGATTGAATCGCCAAGCTGGCCGGCCCGT belongs to Colletotrichum higginsianum IMI 349063 chromosome 5, whole genome shotgun sequence and includes:
- a CDS encoding Hexose transporter, with product MSTVHSADKTIHQNNTLGVEIDVSHKEHPNHGKLDDSHQTTGGLGNPLRNIPRDRLKAEASLFAVSLGWPSEIGLFQKAALVAQSPTVFEDIPELTEDDRSVLRNEVEHCWRHPFALYLTIAMNSISAAVQGWDQTGSNGANLSFPQAFGIEDKGQACLASGTCQRNSWIIGAINSSPYMAICLVACWLSDPVNNWIGRRGAIFVGAIFSIIGPIGQAISQTWPQILIYRILLGMGMGLKEVTVPVFSAESSPSSIRGALVMSWQLFSAFGIMLGFSANLAVAGYGEIAWRLQLGSAMIPAVPLLLGIYFTPESPRWLLKKGKYRKAYASLQKLRGNDLLAARDLYLIDAQMSMEQNLIQAQGFDKSNFFKRCVELWTVPRNRRATQASGIIMAAQQFCGVNLMSFYSSTLFEEAGASKTSALLASWGYGMAMFLFALPALKTIDRWGRRTLLLATFPNMCWAMGAAGLAFYIPKDSQAHLGVICLFIYLFAAFYGPGEGPCAFVYSAEVFPLSHREVGMAWAVATNNFWAIIVAQTSPPLLQAIDPQGVFSLYAFFNVICFILIFLFLPETKQRSLEELDGVFSISTRRHASYQLKEVLPWWFNRYVLRKGLEPEPKLYDFEMVENVESGPRL
- a CDS encoding Trichothecene C-8 hydroxylase — protein: MDHRLTMHNETRVDSYLNDLVGDRFVVCFTTLVVTLLLSRILAKPVINLPELNPKKPKEILIQGRERFHNKLYKAYCDWGEVIVVSPEHIEELRSDMRLSFMVPANDDTHGYIPGFDPFQLDERLAKLVTKHLTKALTKLTAPISKEAAFALRSILTDSSAWHEMNPKEDLVRLVSQMSTRIFLGEEFCRNEAWINASGDYTLAAFEATDPVRMWPRLLRPVVHWFMPICWDLRLKLADARQTLEPYMASRNAIKAAALAKGEPCPFDDLVEWWESEYGPSNNHVINQLTLTIVAIHTTSDLLQQTMIDIAKNPELFAPLREEVVQVLGSQGLKKTALYNLKLMDSVFKESQRLKPVLLGIWRRQALADVELSDGYVIKKGQKVIGDSTHMWSSDYYTDAQKFDGYRFMRLREATGGEDSDSKTAHLVSTSSKHLGFGHGLHSCPGRFFAANEVKIALCHLLLKYDWKLSEDAKPDSNWTVFGMTIIPDPSIKLMVRRRQEEIDIDSLESSE
- a CDS encoding Short chain oxidoreductase, which produces MSLQRKVAIVTGAARGIGAGIVLALAKEGASVAFNYVSPSSEEAAANLVKEVQAIGARAVCVRVDMASPEAPLVLLKTTLREFQTERIDILVNNAGLGGNAPLEEVTIEEYDRLMTVNVRAVIFMTQAILPHINRGGRIVNLSSVSARGGYPTQSIYAASKAAVEGLTRVWATELGHKYGVTVNSVNPGPVDTDMYRAAGLVHLARMEEKNKKVPADPRCGTVEDVADIVVFLCEERSRWVTGDTICANGGMVYT